The Glaciimonas sp. PCH181 nucleotide sequence TTCAAGCAGACCTTCGAGGTTAGGGGCCGTAATAAACGAAAAACGACCGTTGTTGATCATATCTTCGTAGACTTTGGATTCACGCTGACCTAGCGATGCAGTTTTAGCCTTGGCAGGAGCTATGTGCGCAGAAATCGGCGCAGCGCCATCCAGACGTTGCAACCACAATAAATGACCACCGTCATCAACGATAGAAATCGTCACTGCCCATTTGTTTGCTACGGCTTCTGCCTCAGCTGCATGTGCAATTTTTTTTACATCATCGAGTGTCAACACTTGCTTGGATTTCATTATTTCTCCTTGGATAATGGAGATTATTGTACTTGAGTGAGATGAAATATACTTGCAGGCATATAGATAAACGAAAAAATCAGGTACGAAATAGCTTTTTTCGATTATTATCATCCATTAATTTATTCGTTTTGGGAACTTGTAGCCCGCTTTGCCATCAGGTCATGCATCTTGAGTTAAGCCTTTGTTAATACGACTCCTATTCACTTACCTTCATGCGGTCATATTTGACCCAAGCCTCAAACACGATGACGATTAAAACAGCCTCCCCCCTATTTCATACATTTGCACTGACAGCTACGATGCTGGCAGGTTGCTGGTTAGCCAGTCCGGCATGGGGTACTGATATTACCGACCTGTATAACGCTCCGCCTCCTTCCAATCCCGCACCTCGCAGTAAATTTCAGCAATTCACCGAACAAATTACCGAGCGCGCTTCCGATCTTGCACAAAGTGCCATAGGCTTGATCGGCATCCATTACAAATATGGTGGGAATTCTCCGCAAACAGGTTTGGATTGCAGCGGTTTGGTACGTTATGTATTTAAGGAAGCGCTAGGAATCAATTTGCCACGGACTTCGGCTGAACTTAGCCGCGAAGGCGAACGAGTTGATCAGCAAGATTTGAAACCGGGCGATCTAGTGTTTTATAACACTTTGCGACGCAGCTTTTCACATGTCGGCATTTATTTAGGCGATAACAAATTTATTCATGCACCGCGCACCGGTGCTGCAGTACGGATCGAAAGTATGGACCTTGCGTATTGGAAAAATCGCTTTAATGGCGCACGGCGCATTAGCGATCTCGATCCAGCGACAGTAGCGAACATTTCAGCAACACAGCAATAATTGCTCAAAACGTTGCATAATAAAAAAGCCACATTTATAGAAATGTGGCTTTTTTATTGGGCAAATCATTAATGCTCATAAACAGATACTTATACCTTTGGCCCCCAATATCCCCGTGCAAGGGGAGTCTATTCGCAACCTCCCCCTGCGCGTCAGAGATTACTCCCCGCGCTTCTCTTGCAACTTCTTTTTGATCAACGTCATTTGCGCCATCGTTGCTTGCTCGCCAGCCAGAATGGCCATGTTCCGGGCATTAAAATCATTGCCTTTCATGGTATTCAGGTTAGGACGAATCACAATATCCGCCTCTTTTAAATCATTTTTATTAATACTTTGCCCCATGATGGCGAAAGTCTGCAACAGCACGTCCACGGAACTAGATGCAGCCTGCGACTCCGGTGCTGCAGATAGATTCACTGCAATGACAAAATCGGCGCCCATTTCCTTGGCATAACGTACAGGAACCGGTGCGACCAGCCCCCCATCGACATATTGATGACTACCAATTTTCACTGCCTGAAACACACCTGGCACAGCAGAAGAGGCACGTACTGCTAATCCGGTATTTCCGCGTCGAAACAAAATCGGCTGGCCGGAGTTGAGATCGGTAGCGACTGCGCCAAATGGTATTTTCAATTTTTCAATAGGCACGTTATGCACGGCCTGATTGACGTAGTTCTGTAAGCCCACCCCTTTCAAAACGCCACTTACTTTCGCAAATAGCGGTATCGACCAGTCCGAGAAGGCCGCTTCATCCATTTTCAACGCCATCTGTTGCAGCGCAAAGCCGTTATTACCCGCGGCGTAAAGCGCACCAACCACACTGCCCGCGCTAGTCCCAACGACTATATCAGGCACAATCCCCTGCGCTTCCAGAGCCTTGATCACGCCGATATGGGCAAAACCACGTGCCGCACCGCCACCTAGCGCCAAACCAATTTTGATTGGGCGCGGCGCTTCCTTCTGGACCACTACTACAGGGATTGGTACAGCAGGCGGCGGCACAGTCGTCTGGCAAGCAGTCAGTAGAGAGAAGGCCAGCAAACCCGCCAGCGGCAAACGCATTGGTCGCAGAGACCGGCGGTGTAAAGAAAATAGATTCATGGAGTAAGCAACACGACGAGAACGTGGATTCTACATCAGCAGCGCGTCAGTTCAGCGCGGATAGAAAAAGAAGGGCTAATTGTTGAATATAGGCAATATTGCCTGATAAGGCGGCTTATTTCCCGAAGGAAATTATTCCCCAGGATACGCGGGCTAAACGCGCCCATGACAACATGCCATGGGCCGCATCTCAATCATTCAATAAATCAGCCTTCTCCACCACGATTGAGGCGGGCAAACGCACAGTAAAGACACTCCCTTTATCCGGTGTAGACTCTACCGCCAGCGTGCCGCCATGACGCAGCAGCACGTGCTTGACGATAGCAAGGCCAAGCCCGGTTCCCTGCGTTTCGCGGGAGCGACTTTTATCGACGCGATAGAACCGCTCGGTTAAACGAGAAATATGCTCCGGGCTAAACCCAATCCCACTATCGCGTACGACCAGTTGCGGCCCCGCCATAGTGTTTTGCCAAAGCAAATCGATTTTTCCGCCGGGCGGTGTGTAACGTACCGCGTTAGACACGAGATTATTGAAAGCACTGCGCAGTTCTTCCGTGCTGCCGTTAATATCCGGACCTTCAACGCGCAAGGAAAAAACGTGCTGACCAGCCGACAATACCTCCACTTCTTGTAAGATATTTTTCAGCATAGCGTGGATATTTACTCGCTCCGGCCGCATGGGATAATCGATCGATTCCAATCGGGTTAATGTCAACATATCGCCAATCAGATTTTGCATGCGATGTCCCTGCTCCGTCATCATCTTCAAATGTCCAGCGCGTACATTAGGGTCCAGATTAGGATGCGCCTGCGCAATCTCTAAAAATCCATTAATCACTGTCAGCGGGGTGCGCAGTTCATGCGATGCGTTAGCGATAAAGTCGCGCCGCATCATATCGATCCGCTCCGACTCGGTGGCGTCGTGCGTAACCAGAATTTGCCGACGATTTTCAAACGGAATAATCTGCACCACCAACTTGCGTTCACGCAATGTCAACATTAATGGCTGGTCATAGCGACCTAAAATAATGTAATCGATGAAATCTGGATTGCGAATCAGATTGGTAACACGCATCCCCTTATCGCGCCCATGCTGCAATCCCAAATGCCGCTCGGCAGCAGGATTGCACCACTCAAGAAATAAGACATCGTCCATGATAACGACGCCATCCGGCAACAAATGCATGGCCTGCCGGAAGCGCGCCAGCCATTCAGAGAGTTCAGCCTGATTTTTTTCGTCATCGCGCCGTAAGCGGTATAAACGCGAAAAAATGTCGGTCCAGGCGCCCCACCCATCCGGCAATTTCTCACCACGAGGATTATCGAGCCAGCCACCCAAACGGTATAGATAATAAAGCTGCAACACTACCATCGCCACCATGCTCATCAAGCACAGCAATAAGCCACACACAGGTCCCCAAAAAAACCAGGCTACTGCGGAAACGGCAAAAATCAGCAGCATTCGTAACGCTGCCGGTATCCAAAATAACATCTGAGGATTCATAGGGTATTCAGTAAGGAAGAGATTACAAGGGATTACCCAGGATCGTTCCAGCAAGGTGATTATCGCACCAGCTGGAACAGGCAGTTATGAAGGAGCGTATCGCATAAACTGCAGCGTCGAAAAGGCAAAGTAACGCGGCAAGATGATGTGCGTAATTCCGCATTACGCAAAAACGACCAACTAAAAATGTCTATTTAGTCGATAGCATGTAGCCAACGCTACGCACCGTGCGGATCAGATTTTCCGCTTCACGCAGCGCCTTACGCAAACGCAATATGTGCACATCAACGGTACGCTCTTCAATGACGACGTGGTCGCCCCATACTTTATCGAGTAATTGACTGCGTGAAAAAACACGATCCGGATTTGCCATAAAAAACTTCAGCAAACGATATTCAGCATGGCCGATATCGATCTTTTGTTCGTCCATCGATACAGAGCAACTCGCAGGATCAAGCGTAACCCCGCCTGCAGACATGATTCCCAATGCCTGATCGGGATTTTTGCGGCGCAATAATGCTTTCACCCGCGAAGTCAGCTCACGCGGTGAAAACGGCTTGGTCATATAGTCGTCGGCACCGTTATCCAGGCCAGCTATCTTGTCTTCTTCCATGCTTTTTGCCGTTAGCATCATCACTAACATCGACTGCAATTGCCGTTCTGCACGCAAACGCGACAGAAACCGCAATCCACTCTGATCCGGCAGCATCCAGTCCAACAAAACCAGATGCGGCGGACGGCGCTGAATTGCCGCCCAGCCATCCGCTGCGGTGTACGCGACAGTCGGACTCCAACCGGCTTCCACCATTGTGTATTCAATCAACTCGGCGATTGCAGGCTCGTCCTCGATGATCAGGATAGATGTTTTATCAGAAATCATTAGCACGAATTAAACCTGCGATCACACCATTATTAATAGAAAACATTAACGTTTTGCCTTTTATCCACAAGCTGCATCGGTTGCTATTTAAGCGCCGTTGCCCAGCTGGGTTGCTGCGTAATCGGTATGCCGAATATCTTTGCCTTCGACGATATAAATCACATATTCAGCAATATTTTTTGCATGATCACCGATCCGCTCGATTGCCTTGGCAACCCATAACGTATCCATCAACGCAGAAATCGTGCGTGGATCTTCCATCATGTAGGTAATGACATTGCGCATGATGGAGCGGAAATCGCGATCGATAATCGCGTCATGCGAGATCAGCTGGATCGCCTGCTTCTCATCCAGACGTGCCAATGCATCCAATGCATCGTGCAACAAATCAGCAGCAGCGGCGGCAATCACGCGAACCATTTCAATATGATCGATGCTGCCGATACCACGCTGATGCAAATGTATCGCTGTGCGGGCAATTTTGGCAGCTTCATCGCCGACGCGCTCCAGATCAGTAATTACTTTGATCGTGGCCATCACGGTGCGCAAATCGTTGGCGGTAGGCTGACGACGCACGATTAAATGACTACAGGCGTTATCCAGCTCGACTTCTAATGTGTTGACTTCGTCATCGTCCTTGATGACCCGTTCGCCAGCGGCAATATTACCGTTGCGGAAGACGTTCATGGCCTCCTGAAATTGTCGCTCGACCAAACCGCCCATCAACAAAACTTTGGAGCGGATAGTTTCCAGGTCGGAGTCATATTGCTTTGAAGAGTGTTCGCCAGTCATCTGGTAATTCCTTACAATTCTATGAGTGCAACAGGATTGCGTGAGCGGTGTCTTACCCGCTAATCAGCAACGACAATGAGATGATGATTAACCAAAACGACCGGTAATGTAGTCCTGTGTTTCTTTACGGGCAGGATTCATAAATATCTGATCAGTCTGGCCGAATTCCACCAACTCGCCCAAATACATATAGGCCGTGAAATCTGAGCAGCGCGCTGCTTGTTGCATGTTGTGGGTAACGATAGCGATGGTGTAATCCTGTTTGAGTTCAGTAATCAACTCTTCTACTTTCGCGGTAGAAATAGGATCCAATGCTGAAGTCGGCTCATCCAGTAAAAGAACGTCAGGGCGAACCGCCACGCTGCGGGCGATACACAAACGCTGCTGCTGACCGCCGGACAAACTCAAGCCGCTCTTGTTCAGCTTATCCTTAGCCTCGCCCCATAATGCCGCTTTAGTCAGCGCCCATTCGACGCGCTCGTCCATTTCGCCTTTTGGCAAGTTTTCGTATAAGCGAATACCGAAAGCGATGTTGTCGTAGATCGACATCGGAAAAGGTGTTGGCTTCTGGAACACCATGCCAACTTTGGCGCGCAACATATTCAGATCCTGCCCGGCTTCCAGAATATTCCGGCCCGCATACATGATCTGGCCTTCGGCACGCTGACCTGGATATAGGTCGTACATCCGATTGAGCGTTCGCAGCAAAGTGGACTTGCCGCAACCGGATGGTCCGATGAATGCGGTGACCTTCTTTTCATTGATATTCAGATTAATATCCTTCAATCCCTGAAAATGACCGTAGAAAAAATTCAGCTTCGAAATCTCTATGGTTGGCTTTTTAGCCGCGCTGTAATCGTTGCTTTGCAGTGTTTGAGGTGTCATGGCAATCGCAGTCATTAAATGCAGTTTTCAGTGGATGGTACAAATGCTTCTGCGCCATCAATATCTTGTTCAGCAGAGTCAGCAAGGTCTGGCGTTGCTGACCTTATCAACTCGGGATTTTTTGGCTGAACAAAGTGCGTGCAACAATGTTCAATACAAGTACACCCAACGTAATCAGCAACGCACCTGCCCATGCCAGCGCCACCCAGTTGTCGTAAGGGCTATTCGCGAATTGATTTATCACGCCCGGCAGATTGGCAATTGGCTTATTCATGTTGGTGCTGAAGAACTGATTATTCAGTGCGGTAAATAGTAGCGGCGCAGTTTCACCGGCAATCCTTGCCACAGCCAGCAACACACCCGTTACCACACCCGCTTTGACCGCACGCAAACGCACTGTCAATGCGACTTTCCAGCGTGGCGCACCAAGCGCAAATGCCGCTTCGCGCAGATTGCCGGGCACCAGTTTCAGCATATTGTCAGTTGTCCGCACCACTACTGGCACCGCAATCAATGACAGGGCAAAAGTACCGGCCCAGCCCGAAAAATGGCCGATTTTGGCGACATAGATCGCGTACACAAACAAACCAATCACAATCGATGGCGCTGACAACATAATGTCAGTCACAAAACGAGTGATTTGGGCAAGTTTGCTTTCTTCGCCATACTCCGCCAGATAAATACCTGCCAAGATGCCAATCGGTGTACTAATCAGTGTCGCCAGACCAACCAGCATCAAGCTACCAATAATCGGATTCAGCAAACCGCCGCCTTCGCCACCTGGAGATGGCGTGTTTTGGATCAGCAAGCCAAGATTCATCGCACCAACGCCTTTGAACACCAGCGTCGCTAAAATCCACATCAGCACAACCAGCCCAAATGCCATCGCCAGAAACGACAGCACCATGCCTATTTTGTGGGTCAAAATCCGCTTGCGATACACCTTGTTTGCAGATGGATTAGTTTGGAAGCCCTGAGATGGGGAGTTTTCCATCGAAGAAACTGGGTTTTGCGCGCTCATTTAGCACCTTCTTTGCGAGACATTCCCATCAACATCAACTTAGCCGCAGACAACACCAGGAAAGTAATGACAAACAAGATAAGACCGAGGGCGAACAACGCCGATACGTGCAAGGTTGAAGAAGCTTCGGCGATCTCGTTTGCCAGCGTCGATGCAATACTATTACCGGCACCGAACAGCGACCATGACAAGCGGTGCGAGTTACCAATCACAAAGGTCACCGCCATGGTCTCGCCCAACGCCCGACCAAGTCCCAACATGACACCGCCGACTACTCCAGTCTTGGCATACGGCAGCACTACTTTGCGCACTACTTCCCAACGGGTGCATCCCAGGCCATAAGCCGATTCTTTTAATACCGCCGGTACAACTTCAAACACATCCCGCATGACTGAGGCGATAAAGGGAATAATCATGACCGCCAAAATCAGTCCGGCAGTCAAAATACCAATCCCCATCCGCGGTCCGGAAAACAAAATACCGATCACCGGAATGTGACCTAAGGTGTCACCTAAAATTGGTTGCACGTATTCGGCAAACAGCGGTGCAAAAACGAACAAGCCCCAGATACCGTAAATAATACTAGGTACACCTGCCAGCAATTCGACAGCGGTGCCTAACGGCTGACGTAGTTTTGCCGGGCAGATTTCGGTCAAAAATAACGCGATGCCAAAGCTGATCGGGAACGCGATCAGCAGCGCAATAAAAGATGTCACCAGCGTGCCGACAATCGCAATCATCGCGCCATACTGGTCATTCACGGGGTCCCACTCAACGCGTGTAATAAACGACAGCCCGAATTCATGAAATACCGGCCATGCGCCAATTGCCAGCGAAACGATAATCCCCATCAAGACGAATAGCACGATCAGCGAAAACGCCATCGTGACTTTATGAAAGAAGAAATCCTGGATGCGTTGTTTGCGCATAGTGGCAAGCAATGCTTGCTGCGACAAACCGGCCTGTTCAACGCTTTTGGCCTGGAGAGATAGTGGTTGTGCCATAACAGGAATATTTGCACTCATGAGTAGCGATATCCGATGAAGTGTGTGCCGTATTCGCCTACTTTCCGTGAATCTGACACATCTGCTTTGCCAATCGGCAGCACTGCTCTGCGATGTATCAAATGACGGCTTTTCGACGCAAATGAATTCTGATCATTTCTGATTACTTAATACAGGCAAGCCTTTTCGATAAGGCCTGCCTGTTTTTGCCAGCTTCAACTTTTTATTGCAGCTTCTTTAATGCTATTCCACCACTTTATATCGACAAATTTGCCAATACAAAACGACGTATTACCAGATTGACTTGCCAGCTGTATCTTTAACTTCTGATTTCCAAGCGTCATTCACAAGCTTTACAACCGATGACGGGATCGCAACATAATCAAGTTCAGTTGCTGCCGCGCCACCGTTTTTGTACGCCCAGTCAAAGAACTTCAAGACTTCTTTACCCTTTGCTGCATCAGCTTGCGACTTGTGCAACAAGATGAAAGAAGCGCTGGTGATAGGCCAGCTGTTTTTACCCGCTGCATCAGTGAAATCAACAGCAAAACCTGGTGTTTTTGCCCAGTCAGCGCCAGCAGCAGCAGCTTTGAAAGTGGCGTCATCAGGTTGTACATAGCCACCGTCACGATTCTTCAATTGTGTGTGTTGTAGCTTGTTCTTTTTAGCGTAAGCATATTCAACGTAACCAATTGCACCCTTGATTTTTTGAACATTCGCAGCAACACCTTCGTTACCCTTGCCACCTACACCAACTGGCCATTTAACTGCAGTACCAGCACCAACGCCGCTCTTGAAGCTAGGGCTGGTTTTTGACAAATAGCTGGTGAATACGAACGAAGTACCTGAACCGTCAGCGCGATACACGACAGTGATGTCGCTATCAGGCAGCTTTACACCTGGATTGAGTGCAGCGATTTCTGCAGCATTCCATTTTGTAACTTTGCCCAAATAAATATCGCCCAATACCGCGCCGGTCAGCTTCAACTGACCCGGTGCGATGCCGTCCAGATTCACGACTGGCACGACGCCGCCCATGATCGCTGGGAATTGCATCAGGCTGTCAGCAGCCAATTCCTCTGCCTTCAATGGCATATCCGAGGCGCCGAAATCGACTGTCTTCGCTTTGATCTGTTTGATACCGCCGCCGGAGCCGATCGATTGATAGTTCAGGCTATTACCGGTTGCAGCTTTGTAGGACTCAGCCCATTTTGCGTAAATAGGATAAGGAAACGATGCACCAGCGCCGGTGATTTCCGCTGCCATAACCGATGAAACTGAAAATGTTGCACCCAACGCCAAGACGACGGATGTAAAGAGTTTATTGAGACGCATTCGTTACTCCCATATTTACTTTTAAATGAAGATCAGACTTAAATAAACTTTAGATAGCTGCCAAGAGCGCGTCGTTTAGAAATTGAGGTGCTTTCAACCGCCGATTTCACAACTTCCACCAAGACAGGCCGAACTGTAACCAACATTTATGACATGTTTGTGACAGTAAACAAGACTGCGCTTAAGTAAAAAATGAGACACAAAATAGTGCCAAAACGCTTCCGTTTTTGTCATCAAGATGTCATATTGTCTGCATACACTCCGCGCAAAACCATTTGAATTACTTGTCAGAGGTATGGATAAAAAAACCCGCTCGGACGAAAGTACTGAAATAACTACTGTAAATATTGGCAGTAATCCCGCCTATTTAAATCGGGAGCTATCGCTATTAGCGTTCAATAGACGCGTGCTGGCACAAGCCGAGCAGCAAAATATTCCATTGCTAGAACGTTTGCGCTACCTCTGCATCGTCAGCAATAATCTGGATGAATTTTTTGAAGTGCGTATCGCGAGTCTGCTGGCGAATAGCTATGCAGATAGCGGTATAGGCCTCAGTCGCATCAGCAGCGCTGGTGATATTGTCGATCCCCCTGCTTTGACCGAAGCCCTTAAGCTCACCAGCACGGAATGTCACGATATCGTCGCTCGCCAATATGCGATTCTGAATAAAGACGTATTGCCGCAATTATCTGCCAATGGCGTCCATCTACTACGACAAAAAGACCGCAATCCAGCGCAGCGCGCTTGGGTGAAATCCTATTTTGAGCAGGAAATCAGGCCTTTGCTTACCCCAATTGGCCTGGACCCGGCGCATCCGTTTCCGCAAGTACTGAATAAAAGTCTGAATTTCATTGTTGAAATGGCAGGGAAAGATGCGTTCGGACGTGATACGACGATTGCGATCATCAAAGCCCCGCGTGTATTGCCGCGAGTGATCAGATTACCCGATGCTTTATCCCCAAACGGCATTTCATTCTGCCTGTTGTCCTCCATCATCCACGCGCATATCAACGACTTGTTTAGTGGTCGCCAAATACTGTCCTATTATCAATTTCGGGTGACGCGTAATAGTGATTTGTGGGTGGATGAAGAAGAAGTAAAAAATCTGCGTCAGGCATTAAAAAGTGAATTGCAAAGCCGTCAATTTGGCGTAGCTGTGCGGTTGGAAGTGGCGCAAAACTGCCCCGCCCATTTATCCGAATTGCTACTGAAACAATTTTCAATCGCACCGAATCGCTTATATGCCGTGAATGGCCCGGTTAATTTGGTCAGATTATCCGAAATGATTGATCAGATATCTCTGCCGGGATTACGTTTCCCACCTTTTACGCCCGGTCTTCCTGCGTATTTGTTATCCGACGATATATTTACGCTACTTAAGCAAAAAGATATTTTGCTGCACCATCCGTTCCAGTCCTTCCAACCGGTCATCGATTTTATCCGCAGTGCGGCAAATGACCCGCAGGTCGTTGCCATCAGACAAACAATTTACCGTGCCGGAATGAATTCTGATTTGATCGAGTCATTAATCATGGCCGCACAATTCGGAAAAGAAGTCACCGTAGTCGTCGAATTAATGGCGCGCTTTGATGAAGAAGCCAACATCAATTGGGCAGATCGCCTTGAGCGGGCCGGAGCACATGTCGTCTATGGCGTGGTCGGCCTTAAAACCCACGCCAAACTTGCCCTCGTCATCCGTCGCGAACCCGTGAAACAAGCTAGTGCGGCTAAAGATAGTAGCGCCAGTGAATTATGTTTTTATGCCCACTTGGGGACCGGAAACTATCACCCGAACACGACCAAGCTATATACCGACTTTGGTTTGCTGACCGCGAATCAAAAACTGGCAATAGAAGTCAATGAAGTATTCATTCATCTGACCAGTCTGACCAAGCCGAAAAAGATGGATTATTTATGGCTGGCACCCTTTGCGCTGCAAAAAGAACTGATTCGCGCCATTCGCAATGAGGCAGATATCGCTCGTCAGGGCCGGCCGGCACGGATCGTTGCAAAAATGAACGCGCTGCTTGACGAATCTGTGATTAAAGCGCTGTATGCGGCCTCTGCAGATGGCGTAAAAATAGAACTCATCATTCGCGGCGCGTGCGCCTTGCGGCCAGGTGTACCGGGGTTGTCGGAAAACATCTCGGTACGGTCGATCATCGGGCGTTTTCTGGAACATACGCGGATATATTACTTTCGGAATAATTTACAGCACGATGTTTACCTTGCCAGCGCCGACTGGATGAATCGCAATCTTTTCCGGCGCGTAGAAGTCGCATTCCCGGTATTAGACAAAGCCCTCAAACGACGTGTCATTAATGAAGGCCTGACGCCCTACTTGAAAGACAA carries:
- the phoU gene encoding phosphate signaling complex protein PhoU encodes the protein MTGEHSSKQYDSDLETIRSKVLLMGGLVERQFQEAMNVFRNGNIAAGERVIKDDDEVNTLEVELDNACSHLIVRRQPTANDLRTVMATIKVITDLERVGDEAAKIARTAIHLHQRGIGSIDHIEMVRVIAAAAADLLHDALDALARLDEKQAIQLISHDAIIDRDFRSIMRNVITYMMEDPRTISALMDTLWVAKAIERIGDHAKNIAEYVIYIVEGKDIRHTDYAATQLGNGA
- a CDS encoding winged helix-turn-helix domain-containing protein yields the protein MISDKTSILIIEDEPAIAELIEYTMVEAGWSPTVAYTAADGWAAIQRRPPHLVLLDWMLPDQSGLRFLSRLRAERQLQSMLVMMLTAKSMEEDKIAGLDNGADDYMTKPFSPRELTSRVKALLRRKNPDQALGIMSAGGVTLDPASCSVSMDEQKIDIGHAEYRLLKFFMANPDRVFSRSQLLDKVWGDHVVIEERTVDVHILRLRKALREAENLIRTVRSVGYMLSTK
- the pstC gene encoding phosphate ABC transporter permease subunit PstC — encoded protein: MAQPLSLQAKSVEQAGLSQQALLATMRKQRIQDFFFHKVTMAFSLIVLFVLMGIIVSLAIGAWPVFHEFGLSFITRVEWDPVNDQYGAMIAIVGTLVTSFIALLIAFPISFGIALFLTEICPAKLRQPLGTAVELLAGVPSIIYGIWGLFVFAPLFAEYVQPILGDTLGHIPVIGILFSGPRMGIGILTAGLILAVMIIPFIASVMRDVFEVVPAVLKESAYGLGCTRWEVVRKVVLPYAKTGVVGGVMLGLGRALGETMAVTFVIGNSHRLSWSLFGAGNSIASTLANEIAEASSTLHVSALFALGLILFVITFLVLSAAKLMLMGMSRKEGAK
- the pstS gene encoding phosphate ABC transporter substrate-binding protein PstS, producing the protein MRLNKLFTSVVLALGATFSVSSVMAAEITGAGASFPYPIYAKWAESYKAATGNSLNYQSIGSGGGIKQIKAKTVDFGASDMPLKAEELAADSLMQFPAIMGGVVPVVNLDGIAPGQLKLTGAVLGDIYLGKVTKWNAAEIAALNPGVKLPDSDITVVYRADGSGTSFVFTSYLSKTSPSFKSGVGAGTAVKWPVGVGGKGNEGVAANVQKIKGAIGYVEYAYAKKNKLQHTQLKNRDGGYVQPDDATFKAAAAGADWAKTPGFAVDFTDAAGKNSWPITSASFILLHKSQADAAKGKEVLKFFDWAYKNGGAAATELDYVAIPSSVVKLVNDAWKSEVKDTAGKSIW
- a CDS encoding C40 family peptidase, which gives rise to MTIKTASPLFHTFALTATMLAGCWLASPAWGTDITDLYNAPPPSNPAPRSKFQQFTEQITERASDLAQSAIGLIGIHYKYGGNSPQTGLDCSGLVRYVFKEALGINLPRTSAELSREGERVDQQDLKPGDLVFYNTLRRSFSHVGIYLGDNKFIHAPRTGAAVRIESMDLAYWKNRFNGARRISDLDPATVANISATQQ
- the pstA gene encoding phosphate ABC transporter permease PstA — protein: MENSPSQGFQTNPSANKVYRKRILTHKIGMVLSFLAMAFGLVVLMWILATLVFKGVGAMNLGLLIQNTPSPGGEGGGLLNPIIGSLMLVGLATLISTPIGILAGIYLAEYGEESKLAQITRFVTDIMLSAPSIVIGLFVYAIYVAKIGHFSGWAGTFALSLIAVPVVVRTTDNMLKLVPGNLREAAFALGAPRWKVALTVRLRAVKAGVVTGVLLAVARIAGETAPLLFTALNNQFFSTNMNKPIANLPGVINQFANSPYDNWVALAWAGALLITLGVLVLNIVARTLFSQKIPS
- the pstB gene encoding phosphate ABC transporter ATP-binding protein PstB, giving the protein MTPQTLQSNDYSAAKKPTIEISKLNFFYGHFQGLKDINLNINEKKVTAFIGPSGCGKSTLLRTLNRMYDLYPGQRAEGQIMYAGRNILEAGQDLNMLRAKVGMVFQKPTPFPMSIYDNIAFGIRLYENLPKGEMDERVEWALTKAALWGEAKDKLNKSGLSLSGGQQQRLCIARSVAVRPDVLLLDEPTSALDPISTAKVEELITELKQDYTIAIVTHNMQQAARCSDFTAYMYLGELVEFGQTDQIFMNPARKETQDYITGRFG
- the phoR gene encoding phosphate regulon sensor histidine kinase PhoR codes for the protein MNPQMLFWIPAALRMLLIFAVSAVAWFFWGPVCGLLLCLMSMVAMVVLQLYYLYRLGGWLDNPRGEKLPDGWGAWTDIFSRLYRLRRDDEKNQAELSEWLARFRQAMHLLPDGVVIMDDVLFLEWCNPAAERHLGLQHGRDKGMRVTNLIRNPDFIDYIILGRYDQPLMLTLRERKLVVQIIPFENRRQILVTHDATESERIDMMRRDFIANASHELRTPLTVINGFLEIAQAHPNLDPNVRAGHLKMMTEQGHRMQNLIGDMLTLTRLESIDYPMRPERVNIHAMLKNILQEVEVLSAGQHVFSLRVEGPDINGSTEELRSAFNNLVSNAVRYTPPGGKIDLLWQNTMAGPQLVVRDSGIGFSPEHISRLTERFYRVDKSRSRETQGTGLGLAIVKHVLLRHGGTLAVESTPDKGSVFTVRLPASIVVEKADLLND
- a CDS encoding heme-binding protein — its product is MKSKQVLTLDDVKKIAHAAEAEAVANKWAVTISIVDDGGHLLWLQRLDGAAPISAHIAPAKAKTASLGQRESKVYEDMINNGRFSFITAPNLEGLLEGGVPIIVNGEYLGAVGVSGVKSSEDVQIAKAGIAALTA
- a CDS encoding patatin-like phospholipase family protein → MNLFSLHRRSLRPMRLPLAGLLAFSLLTACQTTVPPPAVPIPVVVVQKEAPRPIKIGLALGGGAARGFAHIGVIKALEAQGIVPDIVVGTSAGSVVGALYAAGNNGFALQQMALKMDEAAFSDWSIPLFAKVSGVLKGVGLQNYVNQAVHNVPIEKLKIPFGAVATDLNSGQPILFRRGNTGLAVRASSAVPGVFQAVKIGSHQYVDGGLVAPVPVRYAKEMGADFVIAVNLSAAPESQAASSSVDVLLQTFAIMGQSINKNDLKEADIVIRPNLNTMKGNDFNARNMAILAGEQATMAQMTLIKKKLQEKRGE